From Micromonospora nigra, one genomic window encodes:
- a CDS encoding ATP-dependent helicase, whose translation MTQPALFGTVPPVPRRPDAGPRYTPVELARLLRLPAPTREQAEIIAAPVEPLLVVAGAGSGKTETMAARVVWLVANSYVRPEQVLGLTFTRKAAGELAHRVRTRLDQLVRRLGRRGRDPLDDPLAGEPTVSTYHSYAGRIVTEHGLRAGYEPSTRLLTEASRWQLVDLIVRNYDGDMTGVDRMPSTVTDAVLALAGELDEHLVAPDALAAWTGRFFADVQSRPGRVYADVRRALALQQTRLKLLPLVRAYARRKDDFEAMDFADQLARAARVARDHPGVGEIERDRFRVVLLDEYQDTSHAQVVLLNALFGGGHPVTAVGDPCQSIYGWRGASAGTLDRFPTEFARSDGGPARVLGLTTSWRNRPEILGVANALATPLRAAGARVPELHAALSVADPIPHRSPRGAAAGTVHCALLTTYADEADWIADSVLAAWRAAGGNPGALPEHIPVARRPTTAVLVRLRSQIPAIESALRARGLPVEVVGLGGLLDTPEVRDVVCTLRVLADPTDGAALLRLLTGARWRIGPRDLVALHRRAKTLAAARRQLADDGAPEITPDLLDEATLVEALADLGPAQAYSAEGYARLRAYAHELGLLRYRLDQSLPELIADIERTIGLDVEVAVRAGHDGAGDAGLARGHLDALGDVAARFSGETPGATLAGFLAYLTAAEDEERGLAPGEVEVVEGAVQILTAHAAKGLEWDVVAVAGLSRGIWPGPVRNSDHWLGGLGVLPFPLRGDADGLPHLDLAEVGDQRGVARAVEDFTDSWRAHDEREERRLAYVAVTRPRRLLLCSGHWWGEGVKRPRGPSVLLREVHDACLDGGTGHLVDEWAPEPTPDAVNPTTEVVLRAEWPADPLGVRRPALAEAAALVRRNLAAGDGPGRPVPADGPAPANGVADDPEVARWEREADLLLAERSELTKLSGPVEVAVPGQLSVTQLVALRRDPEALARALRRPLPSEPSPYARRGTAFHAWLEQRFGADRLLDVDELPGAADADAAPDEALAELQERFLASEWADRVPVEVEVPFATVLAGVVVRGRMDAVFARPGGRFDVVDWKTGGQPVGRAAEAAAVQLAVYRLAWAELAGVPVDRVGAAFHYVRDGVTVRPADLLDVEGLTALIAELPGAGIPARG comes from the coding sequence GTGACCCAGCCCGCCCTGTTCGGCACCGTCCCGCCGGTGCCCCGCAGGCCCGACGCGGGCCCCCGCTACACCCCGGTGGAGCTGGCCCGGCTGCTGCGCCTGCCCGCGCCGACCCGGGAGCAGGCGGAGATCATCGCCGCGCCCGTCGAGCCGCTGCTGGTGGTCGCGGGTGCCGGCTCGGGCAAGACCGAGACGATGGCCGCCCGGGTGGTCTGGCTGGTGGCCAACTCGTACGTGCGCCCCGAGCAGGTGCTCGGGCTGACCTTCACCCGCAAGGCGGCCGGCGAGCTGGCGCACCGGGTGAGGACCCGACTCGACCAGCTCGTACGCCGCCTCGGCAGGCGGGGGCGCGACCCGCTGGACGATCCCCTCGCGGGAGAACCGACGGTGTCCACGTACCACTCGTACGCTGGCCGCATCGTCACCGAGCACGGCCTGCGGGCCGGCTACGAGCCGTCGACCCGGCTGCTCACCGAGGCGTCCCGGTGGCAGCTGGTCGACCTGATCGTGCGCAACTACGACGGCGACATGACCGGGGTGGACCGGATGCCGAGCACCGTCACCGACGCGGTGCTGGCGCTGGCCGGAGAGCTGGACGAGCATCTCGTCGCCCCGGACGCCCTGGCCGCCTGGACGGGCCGGTTCTTCGCCGACGTGCAGTCCCGCCCCGGCCGGGTCTACGCCGACGTGCGCAGGGCACTCGCGCTCCAGCAGACCCGGCTGAAGCTGCTGCCGCTGGTGCGCGCGTACGCCCGGCGCAAGGACGACTTCGAGGCGATGGACTTCGCCGACCAGCTCGCCCGGGCGGCCCGGGTGGCCCGGGACCACCCGGGCGTCGGCGAGATCGAGCGGGACCGGTTCCGGGTGGTGCTGCTCGACGAGTACCAGGACACCAGCCACGCCCAGGTGGTGCTGCTCAACGCGTTGTTCGGCGGCGGGCACCCGGTGACCGCCGTCGGCGATCCCTGCCAGTCGATCTACGGGTGGCGGGGGGCCAGCGCCGGCACCCTGGACCGTTTCCCCACCGAGTTCGCCCGCTCCGACGGCGGTCCGGCCCGGGTGCTCGGCCTCACCACGAGCTGGCGCAACCGCCCGGAGATCCTCGGGGTGGCCAACGCGCTGGCGACCCCGCTGCGCGCCGCGGGGGCCCGGGTGCCGGAGCTGCACGCCGCGCTGAGCGTCGCCGACCCGATCCCGCACCGCAGCCCTCGTGGGGCCGCCGCCGGCACCGTGCACTGTGCGCTGCTGACGACGTACGCCGACGAGGCCGACTGGATCGCCGACAGCGTCCTGGCGGCGTGGCGGGCGGCGGGCGGCAACCCCGGCGCGCTGCCCGAGCACATCCCGGTGGCCCGGCGCCCCACCACGGCCGTGCTGGTGCGGCTGCGCAGCCAGATCCCGGCGATCGAGTCGGCGCTGCGCGCCCGGGGCCTGCCCGTCGAGGTGGTCGGCCTGGGCGGCCTGCTGGACACCCCCGAGGTGCGGGATGTCGTGTGCACGTTGCGGGTGCTGGCCGACCCGACCGACGGGGCGGCGCTGCTGCGGCTGCTCACCGGGGCCCGCTGGCGGATCGGCCCGCGCGATCTGGTGGCCCTGCACCGGCGGGCGAAGACCCTCGCCGCCGCCCGTCGGCAGCTCGCCGACGACGGGGCCCCGGAGATCACCCCGGATCTGCTGGACGAGGCCACCCTGGTGGAGGCATTGGCCGACCTCGGCCCGGCGCAGGCGTACTCGGCGGAGGGCTACGCCCGGCTGCGCGCGTACGCCCACGAGCTGGGTCTGCTGCGCTACCGCCTGGACCAGTCCCTGCCGGAACTGATCGCGGACATCGAGCGGACCATCGGGTTGGACGTGGAGGTCGCCGTACGGGCCGGCCACGACGGCGCGGGCGACGCGGGCCTGGCGCGTGGGCACCTCGACGCGCTGGGGGACGTGGCCGCCCGGTTCAGCGGGGAGACGCCGGGGGCCACCCTGGCCGGGTTCCTGGCCTACCTGACCGCCGCCGAGGACGAGGAACGCGGACTGGCGCCCGGCGAGGTGGAGGTGGTCGAGGGTGCGGTGCAGATCCTCACCGCGCACGCCGCCAAGGGTCTGGAGTGGGACGTGGTGGCGGTGGCCGGGCTGAGCCGGGGGATCTGGCCGGGGCCGGTGCGCAACTCCGACCACTGGCTCGGCGGGTTGGGGGTGCTGCCGTTCCCGCTGCGGGGCGACGCCGACGGGCTGCCGCACCTCGACCTGGCCGAGGTGGGCGACCAGCGTGGGGTGGCCCGGGCAGTGGAGGACTTCACCGACTCCTGGCGGGCGCACGACGAGCGGGAGGAACGGCGGCTGGCGTACGTCGCGGTCACCCGCCCCCGTCGGCTGCTGCTCTGCTCCGGGCACTGGTGGGGCGAGGGTGTGAAGCGCCCGCGCGGGCCGTCGGTGCTGCTGCGCGAGGTGCACGACGCGTGCCTGGACGGCGGCACGGGCCACCTGGTCGACGAGTGGGCCCCGGAGCCGACACCGGACGCGGTCAACCCGACCACCGAGGTGGTGTTGCGGGCCGAGTGGCCGGCCGACCCGCTGGGCGTCCGCCGGCCCGCACTGGCCGAGGCGGCGGCGCTGGTGCGCCGGAACCTGGCAGCCGGCGACGGCCCCGGCAGGCCCGTCCCCGCCGACGGGCCCGCCCCCGCCAACGGGGTCGCGGACGATCCGGAGGTGGCCCGCTGGGAGCGGGAGGCTGATCTGCTGCTGGCCGAGCGGTCCGAGCTGACGAAGCTGTCCGGCCCGGTGGAGGTGGCCGTGCCGGGGCAGTTGTCGGTGACCCAGCTGGTCGCCCTGCGCCGGGATCCGGAGGCGTTGGCCCGGGCCCTGCGTCGGCCGCTGCCCAGCGAACCCAGTCCGTACGCCCGCCGGGGCACCGCGTTCCACGCCTGGCTGGAGCAGCGGTTCGGGGCGGACCGGCTGCTCGACGTCGACGAGCTGCCGGGCGCGGCGGACGCTGACGCCGCGCCCGACGAGGCCCTCGCCGAGCTTCAGGAGCGCTTCCTGGCCAGCGAGTGGGCCGACCGGGTGCCGGTCGAGGTGGAGGTGCCGTTCGCCACGGTCCTCGCCGGGGTGGTGGTCCGGGGTCGGATGGACGCCGTCTTCGCCCGCCCGGGTGGGCGGTTCGACGTGGTCGACTGGAAGACCGGGGGGCAGCCGGTGGGCAGGGCGGCCGAGGCGGCCGCCGTGCAGCTGGCCGTCTACCGGCTGGCCTGGGCGGAGCTGGCGGGCGTGCCCGTGGACCGGGTGGGCGCGGCGTTCCACTACGTGCGGGACGGGGTGACCGTCCGTCCGGCCGACCTGCTCGACGTCGAGGGGCTCACCGCACTGATCGCGGAACTTCCGGGAGCAGGAATTCCGGCGAGAGGGTGA
- a CDS encoding ATP-dependent helicase, with the protein MQAYRLVRRPDGPAQASEPLPGRAPAQVGEPLSGRAPTQVGGAEQAIWRDDPAQREIVAHTEGPMLVLGGPGTGKTSVLVEAVAARVAEGVDPERVLVLTFSRRGATELRHRIEARIARDGHRVLREPLVRTFPAYAFGLLRRAAAERGEPSPRLLTGPEQDLIIRELLDVVGEEPGDDPVGWPEDLRPALRTRAFAAQLRDLLMRAAERGVGPTELARLGEQLGRADWPAAARFLREYVAVLALRDVSNRGSVAYDPAELVRAATGMLRDDAELLAAERRRLSCVYVDELADTDPAQLDLLATVAGGGTPLVAFADPDSSTYAFRGADPAGVTTFPHRFRTASGAPAAQVVLTTSYRAGERLVAAAARLARRLRGPAAHRRLRPLPDAPPGSVEVRTFRSATSEAAFLAHALREAHLLGGVPWSRMAVLVRSTGRHLPSLRRALHAAGVPTVVHGEDLPLHLQPAVAPLLLLLRCALEPDRLDEEAAVALLHSPLGGADPLAERRLRQGLRALALAAGDRRPSGELIVEALRDPAELAGIERRWAEPAQTVAGLLAVARDAAARPGTTAEDVLWAVWSASGLAELWSATLSRGPAASGEGDVARRRRVEAADRDLDAVLVLFDAAARFTDRLPGARTEVFLDHVLGQELPADTLAPTADRGDAVRLLTAHAAKGSEWDLVAVAGVQEGVWPDLRLRGSLLGSERLVDVLAGRSDGSGSVATLVGQTSALLDEERRLFHVAVTRARRRLLVSAVASAAVGGDDHEEQPSRFLYELGPTGPGDPTGSTGPTDSTGPTDSTGPTDSTGPTGSTGPTGSGGVGEPGRPDRAGEGGADPEVAVTLPVSRPPRALTLPALVAELRTAVTDPATPTARRHAAATQLARLAAAGVSGAHPDDWWGLRPLSDDRPLVDEGDAVRVTPSAMESALRCSLRWLLERHGGSPPTGTAQGVGNLVHAAAMLAEDASADRGALLDYVAARFDAIELAARWMVGPERDRAEGMVDKLLRWLAANPRRLLAIEHEFAVRLDDPHRPVHLVGRVDRLEIDADGRLVVVDLKTGKSTAVTASDLTEHPQLGAYQAAVEAGAFAEFGEESGGAALVQLGTAAKDAREQSQPPAGEGPEAGWATALVRRTADTMAASTFAAVANAKCRVCPVRTSCPVSGQGRQVVEPPTRREAQP; encoded by the coding sequence ATGCAGGCGTACCGGTTGGTGCGTCGGCCCGACGGGCCGGCCCAGGCGAGCGAGCCGCTGCCCGGTCGTGCTCCGGCCCAGGTGGGCGAGCCGCTGTCCGGTCGTGCTCCGACCCAGGTGGGCGGCGCGGAACAGGCGATCTGGCGCGACGACCCCGCGCAGCGTGAGATCGTCGCGCACACCGAGGGGCCGATGCTGGTGCTCGGAGGGCCGGGCACCGGCAAGACCAGCGTCCTGGTGGAGGCGGTCGCCGCCCGGGTGGCGGAGGGGGTCGACCCGGAGCGCGTCCTCGTGCTCACGTTCAGCCGGCGGGGGGCCACCGAGCTACGGCACCGGATCGAGGCGCGGATCGCCCGCGACGGGCACCGGGTGCTGCGCGAGCCGCTGGTACGCACCTTCCCGGCGTACGCCTTCGGGCTGTTGCGCCGGGCGGCCGCCGAGCGGGGTGAGCCGTCGCCCAGGCTGCTCACCGGCCCGGAACAGGACCTGATCATCCGCGAGCTGCTCGACGTGGTGGGAGAGGAACCCGGCGACGACCCGGTCGGCTGGCCGGAGGATCTGCGACCCGCGCTGCGTACCCGGGCGTTCGCCGCCCAGCTTCGCGACCTGCTGATGCGTGCCGCCGAGCGGGGCGTCGGCCCGACCGAGCTGGCCCGGCTCGGCGAGCAGCTCGGTCGCGCCGACTGGCCGGCCGCCGCGCGCTTCCTGCGCGAGTACGTGGCCGTCCTCGCCCTGCGCGACGTCAGCAACCGCGGTTCGGTGGCGTACGACCCGGCGGAGCTGGTCCGGGCGGCCACCGGGATGCTGCGCGACGACGCGGAGCTGCTCGCCGCCGAGCGCCGGCGCCTGTCGTGCGTCTACGTCGACGAGCTGGCCGACACCGACCCGGCGCAGCTCGATCTGCTCGCCACGGTGGCCGGCGGCGGCACCCCGCTCGTCGCCTTCGCCGACCCGGACTCCTCGACGTACGCGTTCCGGGGAGCCGATCCGGCCGGCGTGACCACGTTCCCGCACCGGTTCCGCACGGCCTCCGGTGCGCCCGCGGCCCAGGTGGTGCTGACCACCTCCTACCGGGCGGGGGAGCGGTTAGTGGCCGCCGCCGCCCGGTTGGCCCGCCGACTGCGCGGCCCGGCGGCCCACCGGCGGCTGCGTCCCCTGCCCGACGCGCCGCCGGGCTCCGTGGAGGTGCGCACCTTCCGCTCCGCCACCAGCGAGGCGGCCTTCCTGGCGCACGCGTTGCGCGAGGCGCACCTGCTGGGCGGGGTGCCCTGGTCCCGGATGGCGGTGCTGGTCCGCTCGACCGGGCGACACCTGCCCTCGCTGCGCCGGGCCCTGCACGCCGCCGGGGTGCCCACTGTGGTGCACGGCGAGGACCTGCCGCTGCACCTGCAACCGGCGGTGGCGCCGCTGCTGCTCCTGCTGCGCTGCGCGCTGGAGCCCGACCGGCTGGACGAGGAGGCCGCCGTCGCGCTGCTGCACTCGCCGCTCGGGGGCGCCGACCCCCTGGCCGAACGGCGGCTGCGCCAGGGCCTGCGGGCGTTGGCGCTGGCGGCGGGCGACCGCCGTCCCTCGGGCGAGCTGATCGTGGAGGCGCTGCGGGATCCGGCCGAGCTGGCCGGCATCGAGCGACGGTGGGCGGAGCCGGCGCAGACGGTGGCCGGGCTGCTGGCGGTGGCACGGGACGCGGCGGCCCGGCCGGGCACGACCGCCGAGGACGTGCTGTGGGCGGTGTGGTCGGCCAGCGGGCTGGCCGAGCTGTGGTCGGCGACCCTGAGCCGGGGGCCGGCCGCATCCGGCGAGGGCGACGTGGCACGCCGTCGCCGGGTGGAGGCCGCCGACCGTGACCTGGACGCGGTGCTGGTGCTCTTCGACGCCGCCGCCCGGTTCACCGACCGCCTGCCCGGTGCGCGGACCGAGGTGTTCCTCGACCACGTGCTCGGCCAGGAGTTGCCGGCCGACACGCTCGCCCCCACAGCCGACCGGGGAGACGCGGTGCGACTGCTCACCGCACACGCCGCCAAGGGGTCGGAGTGGGACCTGGTGGCGGTCGCGGGCGTGCAGGAGGGCGTCTGGCCGGATCTGCGGCTGCGGGGCAGCCTGCTCGGCTCGGAGCGGCTGGTCGACGTGCTGGCCGGCCGGTCCGACGGCAGCGGCTCGGTCGCCACGCTCGTCGGGCAGACGTCGGCGCTGCTGGACGAGGAACGCCGGCTGTTCCACGTGGCGGTGACCCGGGCCCGGCGACGCCTCCTCGTCTCGGCGGTCGCCTCCGCCGCCGTGGGCGGCGACGACCACGAGGAACAGCCCAGCCGTTTCCTGTACGAACTCGGCCCGACCGGTCCGGGCGACCCGACCGGCTCGACGGGTCCGACCGATTCGACGGGTCCGACCGATTCGACGGGTCCGACCGATTCGACGGGTCCGACCGGCTCGACGGGTCCGACCGGCTCGGGTGGCGTCGGGGAGCCGGGGCGACCGGACCGGGCCGGGGAGGGCGGGGCGGACCCGGAGGTCGCGGTGACCCTGCCGGTGAGCCGGCCGCCCCGGGCGCTGACCCTGCCGGCGTTGGTGGCGGAACTGCGTACGGCGGTCACCGACCCGGCGACCCCGACCGCCCGGCGGCACGCGGCGGCGACCCAACTGGCCCGGCTCGCCGCCGCCGGGGTCTCCGGCGCACACCCCGACGACTGGTGGGGGCTGCGCCCGCTCTCCGACGACCGGCCGTTGGTCGACGAGGGCGACGCGGTGCGGGTCACCCCGTCGGCGATGGAGAGCGCGCTGCGGTGCAGCCTGCGCTGGCTGCTGGAACGGCACGGCGGCAGCCCGCCGACGGGAACCGCGCAGGGCGTCGGCAACCTGGTGCACGCGGCGGCCATGCTGGCCGAGGACGCCAGCGCCGACCGGGGCGCGCTGCTGGACTACGTCGCCGCGCGCTTCGACGCGATCGAACTGGCCGCGCGGTGGATGGTCGGCCCGGAACGCGACCGCGCCGAGGGCATGGTGGACAAGCTGCTGCGCTGGCTCGCCGCGAATCCGCGCCGGTTGCTCGCCATCGAGCACGAGTTCGCGGTGCGCCTCGACGACCCGCACCGCCCCGTCCACCTGGTCGGTCGGGTGGACCGCCTGGAGATCGACGCGGACGGCCGCCTGGTGGTGGTGGACCTCAAGACCGGCAAGTCCACCGCCGTCACCGCGTCCGACCTGACGGAACATCCACAGTTGGGCGCGTACCAGGCGGCGGTGGAGGCCGGGGCGTTCGCCGAGTTCGGTGAGGAGTCCGGCGGCGCGGCGCTGGTGCAGCTCGGCACCGCCGCGAAGGACGCCCGGGAACAGAGCCAGCCGCCGGCAGGCGAGGGGCCGGAGGCCGGCTGGGCGACGGCGCTGGTGCGGCGCACGGCCGACACGATGGCCGCGTCCACCTTCGCCGCCGTCGCGAACGCGAAGTGCCGGGTCTGCCCCGTGCGCACGAGCTGCCCCGTGTCGGGCCAGGGTCGTCAGGTCGTCGAGCCGCCGACCCGCCGCGAGGCGCAGCCGTGA